The genomic stretch ACTCTCGGGCCCCTGGCGAGCTGGCGCTTTAGCATTCTCTCGTACACTGCATATGCTGATGAGAGCAGCAGATCTCCGCATCTCAAAAAAATCCCTTATGCAGGCTATCCTGAGCATGTATTTAACTGTTTCACACCGGGATTCTCGCAGCCGCATCGTTCACGCGTAATCCGGGAGGAGGCTTTTGGTTCTCATCAATACAAGTACACAGCCCATTGTTCACCCTCATAAAACCAGGAACCTGCAAGTCTTATACGACGTTCTTGGGAGCAAATGCAAATAAACAGGATCAGCTCGTTGAGGAGCCAAAAATAAAAGAGATTCCTGCACCGTTTTACTCAGTCACAGGATACGCAAATGTGGAGACCTCGTTGCCCTCTGGATCGATGAGGGTGACGTTGCCGGCCTCAGCGAACTCGATCGTTGTGTTCAGGTATATCTCTGTCTCTGTATTCTCGCCAGCGCCCAGGAAGAGCTTCACAGAGCTGGCTGGCTGGACCTCGATCGCACCCAGTGTTACCGGCTCGTTCTCATCTATCTTGAGCGTGTAGTTCTCCAGGCTCTGGGCTGCATCGCCATCGTTGGCGATCTCCACATAGGCCTCCTCGATGTTGACATCAGCGATGTAGAGTGCCGCAACCTCTGCGGTGACATTCTCTGCTGTTACATTCTCTGCGGTTACGTTCTCGGCTGTGACATTCTCTGCGGTGACATTCTCAGCAGTATTTTCCGCATATGCCGCTCCCAGGAACACAAGCAGAGCAAGCATAAGCGTGTATGCTACGATCTTCATATAATACCTCCTTGCTTTTTAATCAAAACTCATTCATCTTAATTAAGATTTAAATCTTTTCTAAGATTGTTACAGATTTAATATTATTATCTTATCATCAGATTGTTTATAAAAATATCAGAAAATATCTTAAAATAAATTCAGCATCGGCAGAGATGATCTCCGCTGAAGCAGAGTTTCTGCACTTTAGGATGATTCGCGATCGTACATCTGCATTTGAGCAGGATGCAGCGGAAGAGGAACTGAACTGCCTATGATAGAATCGACGGTCCTCAACAGACTGTCGCCCCCATCCATTCAAGCAGCTGTATGGCCGCAGGATATGAGTACACGGCCAAACATACAGGAGCGCAGGACATCTCTGATCTTCCGGCCTGAACTCTGCAGCTTCAGTCCGGCGTCCCGCATATAGATCTGGTCCTATTCCGGTGCTCAGAAGCTCACCCCTTTATCAGGAGACCTCCTGCAGAATCCTCTGTGCGCACACTGGGACGCATCGCAAACTATAACATGAGTGACGATGCTGCTGCTGTTATGTTCAAGCTGGGAGAATATGACGAGCTGACGGCAAAAGATCTTGCAGACCGTCTCAGGGAGATGAAGATCCGGGTCGATATACGGCCATCGATCGTGGCAGATCTGAAGATCAGACCAGTACTCCAGGGGCGCTTCAGCGAGCTGAAAAACGAGATCAAGGACGAGAGGACAGTAAAAAAGTACGAGCACTACCTGGATGCTCTACGGAAGACATTCGCTGAGAAGCCTGCCCCGGAGGAGTTCTACAGAAGGTATCAGATGTATGCGGTTCCAAAGTGGGTCAAGATCGCCGAGAGGATAGAGGCACTGATGATGGAGAGGATCCGTGCAGAGGCGACCACAGAGGAGACATCTTCAGGGGAATCGTCTCAGGAGGCTGCTCAGGAACCACCTGCAGGGCCCTCTCCTGAAGAGACACCACACGAGGAAACCTCGCCTGAAGCTGCCAGCATATCTGATGAGGTCGATGAGGAGGTGGATTACGACATCCTTATTGATAACAGAGCTGCCGCAGAATTCGTGGAGTGGGTTTTCTCGCTGAACAAGCTGGAGATGGATGAAGATCCCGGAGATAAGCTGAACGATCCAATCGTTGCAATACCGGTTATAGCAAGCGATTATTCAGATCACCCGATGCTGCGAACGAATATACATGTGAGTCTGGAGAAAGCCTATGATCTCTACATAGATGAATGGTCTGTTTTCACATGCGAGGATCCGGACAAGGATTTCTTCGATGAGTTTCAGAATGAGGCGATTCAGATCATGGCGATCAACGCCATACTGAACAATCTGACAGATATGCCGCCATCAGGCAAAGTTGACATGGAGAGCTTCTTGCACATGTGTGGCGTCTACATGGAGATGGATAGCGGCATTTTCAATGTCGATGCATATGGTGTGGCAGAGGATCTCGCAAAGATCCTTGAGAAAAATGGAGTGGTGAAGATAAAGGGAGATACGATCCGCTGGAAGAAGGTGTAAGCAATTCATCAAGGAGACGGTCTCCCTGGTGACGTCATGTGATGCGCTTCCCGGGTGTTCAGGAGGCTGTGCGGCCTGTCCTGGAAGCTCTCTTTCAGGAGAGCTTAGATGCGACAGGTTATCCGATGGCCCGGACATCAGCACTTCTGCCCGCGCCTTCTCTTCGGAGAGAGGGCTACAGATACCAGAAATATCGCAACGCTCATTATCGCGATCGAGCTGCCCACAGGGATATCGAAATACAGGGACGCAGCTGTTCCCGAGATGCTTGATGCAAGCCCTATGAGGGGTGATATCAGCATGATCCATCTCATGTCGTGGGAGAACTGGTACGCTGATGACACTGGATTCACCATAAGAGCGAATATGAGCAGGCCGCCGATGAGCTTGAGCGAGACCGAGACAGTGACGCCGCAGAGAAAGAGTATCGCGTAGTAGAATGGCTTCGTGTTGATGCCTGACTCCTCGGCGAGCTTTCTGTCGAGCATTATCGCGAAGAACTCCTTGTAAAAGAGGAATATCACCACCAGGAGCGCCAGCATCAGAACAAGAAGCCTGATGAGATCGGTGGTTGTTATTCCCAGGACGCTCCCCCAGAGAACTGAAAGAGCAGTGCTGCTCACCACAGACCCTGGTACGATGCTGAGAAACAGAAGCGCCAGCGCCATCGTGAGGGAGAACATGATTCCCAGGACGACATCAGCCTGCAGCCTGGCCTTATCCGCAACCGGTCCAAGGATCAGGGCAACGGCCATTGCCATACCCAATGCCAGAGCGAATGGGTCTCTGGATACGGCCAGCCCGAGCGCGGCGCCTGCGAAA from Methanothrix sp. encodes the following:
- a CDS encoding metal ABC transporter permease; protein product: MMLPPGIVMNTIIGASLASVVCSMIGVFIVRMNLSSMGFCMSHAAFAGAALGLAVSRDPFALALGMAMAVALILGPVADKARLQADVVLGIMFSLTMALALLFLSIVPGSVVSSTALSVLWGSVLGITTTDLIRLLVLMLALLVVIFLFYKEFFAIMLDRKLAEESGINTKPFYYAILFLCGVTVSVSLKLIGGLLIFALMVNPVSSAYQFSHDMRWIMLISPLIGLASSISGTAASLYFDIPVGSSIAIMSVAIFLVSVALSPKRRRGQKC